In Oscillospiraceae bacterium, the genomic window AGAACTCCTTGTAGCCGATGGCCTGCGCCGCGGTGCGGAAACGGCTGCGGTTGTTCCAGACCAGCTCTGCCTCCGCCAGCAGACCGGCATCCAGCATTTTGTCCACCCGCAGGTCGATGCGGCGGTACAGCGCCGCCCGGTCCGGGAAATCCAGCCCTAAGATCAGGCTGCGGTAGGGGCGTTCCGGCGGCAGGGATGCCGCCTTGTGTTCGCTGAGCTTTTTGCCGGTGGCGCGGTAATGTTCCAGCGCCCGCAGCACCCGCACCTGATTGTTGGGGTGGATGACAGCCGCCGCTTCCGGGTCCACCTGCTGCAGCTCGGCGTAAAGGGCGGCACCGCCCTTTTGGGCCAGCTCTTCTGCCAGCTGCTCCCGCAGACCGGCCGGTGCTTTTTCTTCGGTAAAGCGCACACCGTACAGAAAGCTCTGTACATATAAACCGGTGCCGCCCACCAGAATGGGCAGATGCCCCCGGCCCGCGATCTCCTGCTCCAGGCGGCCCGCCATGGCAGTGAAATCTGCCACGCTGAATGGTGCGTCCGGTTCCAGGATGTCCACCCCGTGGTGCGGGATGCCGTGGGTCTCCTCGGGCGTGACCTTGGCGGTGCCCACATCCAGACCCTTGTAGATCTGCATGGAGTCCGCGCTGATTACTTCGCCCCCGAACTGTTCGGCCAGCGCTACGCCCAAGGCCGTTTTGCCGGTGGCCGTGGGGCCCACCACTGCCACGACCGGGTGTTTATACGATGCGTCCAAACTGCTTTTCCAGCTCCTTTCGGGTCAACTTGAGCACGCAGGGGCGGCCGTGAGGGCAGAAGGGCGGCACTTCGCCGGAAAGGATCTTTTCGGCCAGCGCCAGCAGCTCCTGCGGGGAGGACTTGTCCCCCGCCTTGATGGCCGCACGGCAGGAGATGGAATGCAGCACCCACTCGGTGTGCTCGTTCAGTGCGTCGTGGCCGCCCTTGAGCAGCTTGTTGGCGATCTCAATGAGCAGGCTTTCGGCGTTCTGCGGTTCCACATCGGCCGGGACCGCCCGCAGCACCACCGTGTTGCCGCCAAAGTCCGCGATCTCCAGCCCTGCGTTTTCCAGCAGGGGCACATGATCCAGCAGGGCCTGTTTTTCCTCAGCAGACAGGTCAATGGCCGTCGGCTCCAGCAACATCTGACTGGGCACATTGCCGTAGTTGGCTGCCAGCTTTTCGTACAGCTGGCGCTCATGGGCAGCGTGCTTGTCGATGAGGCACAGTTCGTCGCCGCGCTCGGCCAGGATATAGGTACGGAACACCTCGCCCACATAGCGCAGCGGCTCCGGGCCGTCGGCGGGGGCAAAGTTCATCTGCTCCGGCTCCACCGGCTCTTCGGCGGCTGCTTCCGGTTCCTCCCGTGCAGGCTGTACCGGCGCTGCGGGCTTTTCCGGCTCTTTCACTGGAACGGCAGGCTGCGGGTCCCAGGCCGCCATGTGGTTCCAGCCTGCCTGCACTTTTGTCTCACCGAAATCCGGTTCCACGTCCAGCTGTGTTTCGCTGGCCGCCGCACGGAAGGGTTCAGCAGGCTTTTCCTGCGGGGCGGCCGGGCTGTGCAGGGTAACAAAGGGGTCCAGGATGTCAGCATCCACGCTGCTCTGTTTCCAGCGGGGCTGTGCCGCAGCCGTCGGTTTTTCCAGCGCAGCAGGTGCAGATGTCTTCGTTGCGGGCTTTGCGGGAGCCACCGGGGCCGGAGCGGACTGCGGCGGGAGGGTGCCCGGGTCCGCCTGCCCCGGAATGATGGCAGAAAGCCCTGTAAAGTTGTTTTTCTTTACGGCGTTTTCCGGTGATTCTCCGTCAAATACTTCGATCTTGGATTTTTCGTTGGTTTTTGTTTCTTCAAAGGTGAAATGCCGCTCGCCGGTGCCGGGCTGGGCCAGTGCCAGCTTGACGGCATGGTAAACCACATCGAAGATGTCGTTTTCCCGGGCAAAGCGCACCTCGATCTTGGCCGGGTGCACATTCACATCCACCAGGTCTGCCGGCATATCCAGCAGCAGGATACCGCCAGGGAACTTGCCCTGCATCATGGTGCCCTTGAACGCCATTTCCATACCGGCCATGATGGTGCGGTTGCGGACGTAGCGTCCATTGATGTAAAAATGCTGCATGCTGCGGCTGGCGCGGCAGCTCTTGGGCGGGGTGATGAGACCCCTGATGTGGTAGACACCCTCCTGGTTGTCCACTTCCACAAGGTCCCGGCTGAACTCCCGGCCCAACACAGAGTAGGCCGCGCCCCGCAGCTGACCGTCACCGGGGGTGACGTACTGCAGTTTGCCTTCCCGGATGAATTTGATGCTCACCTCCGGGTGGCTGAGGGCCACATGGGTGACCGTGTCGGCCACGAAGGTGCCCTCGCTGGAGTCCTTTTTGAGGAACTTCATACGGGCGGGGGTATTGTAGAACAGATCCTGCACCCGGATGGTGGTGCCCACGGCACGGGCGCCCGGCTCACGGGAGAGCTCTTCCCCGCCCTCGATGCAGTACACCGTGGCAAATTCGTCCTGCTCGGTGCGGGTGGTCAGCTCCACCCGGGCCACACTGGCAATGGAGGCCAGTGCCTCGCCGCGGAAGCCCAGTGTATGGATGCTGACAAGGTCGTCCGGCGTCTGGATCTTGCTGGTGGCGTGTCGGATGAAAGCAGTGGAGATGTATTCGGCTTCAATGCCGGTGCCGTTGTCGCTGATCTCGATCAGCTTCACGCCGCCGGACTCAATGCTCACGGTGATCTGGCTGGCACCCGCGTCGATGGAGTTTTCCAGCAGCTCCTTGACAACGGACGCCGGACGTTCAACTACCTCACCGGCTGCGATCAGCTCGGCGGTGTGCTTGTCCAGAACATGGATCACGGCCATGGTCGTTCCCTCCCTTGTGCGTTTTTATGGAGAACGGGTCAGCCGTTCAGGCTGCCCTTCAGGGTCTTTTTGAGTTCATAGAGGAAATTCAGGGCTTCGATGGGGGTCAGGGTCTCCACGTCCACGGCTTCCAGCTTTTCCATCATCTCGCTGGGCACCGCCGGAGAGTTGTACTCCTGCAGGGCATCAAAGTCCATCTGTTCCACCTTGTTTTTCGGGGCCGTGGCTTCCAGTGCCCGCAGCACCTCGTGGGCGCGGCGGGTCACGCTGCCGGGCAGACCGGCCAGCTTGGCCACCTCAATGCCGTAGCTGTCATCGGCCGGGCCGCGCACGATACGTCGCAGGAAGGTGATGTCCTCACCGCGCTTCTTGACCGCGATGTTGTAGTTCTTTACACCCTCCACGGTGCCTTCCAGCTCGGTCAGCTCGTGGTAGTGGGTGGCAAACAGCGTCTTGCAGCCAAGGCCCTTAGCGGGGTCTGCAATGTGCTCCACCACGGCGCGGGCAATGCTCATGCCGTCAAAGGTGGAGGTCCCGCGGCCGATCTCGTCCAGCACCACAAGGCTCTTGGAGGTGGCGTTTTTCAGGATCTCGGCCACCTCGGTCATCTCCACCATAAAGGTAGACTGCCCGGCAGAAAGGTCGTCCGATGCACCGATGCGGGTAAAGATGGCATCCACCACGCCCACATGGCAGCTGGCGGCCGGCACAAAGGAGCCGATCTGCGCCATCAGCGCGATGAGCGCATTCTGACGCATGTAGGTCGATTTGCCCGCCATGTTGGGGCCGGTGATGATCAGGCAGCGGTCCTCGCCGCAGTTGAGGGTGGTATCATTGGGCACGAACAGGCTGCCCTTGAGCACCTGTTCCACCACGGGGTGGCGGCCCTCGGTGATGGTCAGCTCGTCGCTGTCATCCACCACGGGGCGGCAGTAGTTGTTCTCCGCCGCCACCTGCGCTAGGGCGGTCAGCACATCCAGCTTTGCCACGGCGTTGGCCGTGCGCTGGATGCGGTCCAGCTGGGCGCTGATGCTCTCCAGCAGTTCGTCGAACAGGCGGCGCTCCAGCGTGATCAGCCGCTCGTGGGCCCCCAGGATCTTGCTTTCCAGCTCCTTGAGCTCCTGCGTAATGTAGCGCTCGCCGCTGGTCAGGGTCTGCTTGCGGATGTAGGTCTCCGGCACCATGCTCTTGTAGGAGTTGCTGACCTCGATGTAGTAGCCGAACACATGGTTGTAGCCGATCTTCAGCTTGGGGATGCCGGTCTCCTGCCGCAGGCGGGCTTCCAGCTGGGCCAGCACCCCCTTGGTGTTGTCGCGGATGGAGCGCAGCTCGTCCACCTCGGTGTGGTAACCCTTGGCGATGACGCCGCCGTCCTTCAGGGTGGACGGTGCATCCGGGTCCACGGCCGCATAGATGCGGGCCTTGATGTCCTCCAGCGGGTCGATCTCCTCCGCCAGCTCTGCCAGCTCCGGGCAGCCGCAGGCCGTTGCCTGCTGCCGGAGGACCGGCAGATGCTCACAGGTCTGGGCCAGCGTATAGATTTCCTTGGGGGTGGCCGAGCCATAGACCGTGCGGGTCATCAGGCGCTCCATGTCGGCAATGTAGTGCAGCTCGTCGGTCAGGTCGCCGCGCACGACGGTCTGCCGCACAAGGCTCTCCACCGCGTTGAGGCGCTGGTTGATGAGCTTGCTGGACAACAGCGGCTGCTCGATCCAGCTGCGCAGCATGCGCTTGCCCATGGCCGTGCTGGTCTTGTCCAGCACCCAGAGCAGCGTGCCCCGCTTTTCGCGGCCGCGCAGCGTCTCGGTGAGTTCCAGATTGGCCCGGGTGACCGGCGACAGACGCATGAACTGCGCCTCGTTGTAGGTCACCACGGTTTTCAGGCGCTCCACGCCCTTGATCTGGGTGTCGTGCAGATACTCCAGCAGTGCCGCCATGGCAAACCGTACCAGACCGTTTTCGGCCATGCCGGTGGTCTGGGGCCAGTCACGACCGAACTGGCTCTCCAGCGAAGCCGCCACCAGACCCGGCGCATAGCGCTCATCCTCCACCAGCTCCACCGAGCAGGTCATATTCTTTTTGATGTAGGCCGTCACTTCGCGGCAGTCCAGCAGGCCGGGGTTCATCAGCACTTCGCTGGGGTGGAAGCGGCACAGCTCGGTGATCACCGCCGGGGCGATCTTGTCTGCAGCCAGCTCGGTGATGTGGGCCGTGCCGGTGGAGACGTCCGCAAAGCAGAGACCCGCTTTTTTGCCCTTGAGATAGATGCTGGCAATGTAATTGTTGCGGTCATCCTGCAGCATACTGCTCTCGATGACCGTGCCGGGGGTGACCACGCGGATGATGTCGCGCTTGACCAGCCCTTTGGCCTTGGCAGGGTCCTCCACCTGCTCACAGATGGCCACCTTGTAGCCCTTGGCGATCAGACGCGCCACATAGCCCTCGTAGCTGTGGAAGGGCACGCCGCACATGGGGGCCCGCTCTTCCAGACCGCACTGCTTGCCGGTCAGGGTCAGATCCAGCTCTTTGGACGCTGTGAGGGCATCCTCAAAGAACATCTCGTAAAAATCGCCGATGCGGTAGAACAGGATCTCGTCCTTGTGTTGTTTTTTGATTTCCAGATATTGCTGCATCATGGGCGACAGCTCTGCCATGGTTTTCCCTCTCTCCCCGTTCGATGTTCTGTGCATGGTTTGCGGCCGGTAACCGCCTTTTGCAAACAAAACGCGGTCTGCATTGCACAGCCGCGTTTTGTTCCGGATCGTGTTAGTGGCAGCCGCCGCAGGTGGAGCAGCTTCCGGTGCAGGAAGCGGAAGGCTCCTGCACGGTCATCGGGTCGCCGCCGTTCATGGCAGTGTTGATGATGGCATCAATGTAGTTGACCAGATTTTCGCACTCGCGCTTGGCCTCGTTGTAGGCAGTCATGCCCTCGTCGCCCATGATCTGGCCGTAGAGGTTGTTGACCTTCTCGTTCAGCTCGGTGATGCGGGCGTCGTCGCGCTCGCTCTTGCCGATCTCGTTGTTCAGGTCCATGCGGGCCAGGTTGAACTCGCCGATCAGGTTCTGCAGGTTCTCGTCGTTGTCGTTTGCCTTGCGGGCCTGGTCCAGTGCCAGGTAACGGGGGTCGGTCTGCAGGGCCACTGCAGCGCGCTTGAACAGATCAATGCAATCCATGGTAGTTGTTCTCCTTGTCGCTTTTTATTGTTTCAGGGGCACACGGCCCCGGAATCGCGTTTTCTCTCAGTCTGCCAGCTCACCCAGCAGCACGGTAGCACGGGCACCGGTCAACCGGACCATCGCATACTGGCCCAGCAGTGCCGGGTCGGCGGTGAACTCCACCGTCAGGTTGTTGTCCAGCCTGCCGGAGAGGGTGCCCTCGCTGCGGCCGTAGCCTTCCACCAGCACCTGCACGGTCTGGCCCACCTGGCCTTTGACCAGCGCCATGGCGATCTCGTCCTGCACCTTGAGCAGGCGGCTCATGCGGTCGGTCTTTTCCTTGCGGGGGGTGGGGTCCGGCAGTTCGGCAGCCTTGGTGCCGGTGCGCTTGGAGTAGATGAAGGTGAACAGCTGCATATAGCCCACCTTCTGCACCAATTCCAGCGTCTTGACAAAATCCTCTTCCGTCTCGCCGGGGAAGCCGACGATGATGTCGCTGGAGAAGGTGATGCCGGGCACGGTCTTGCGGGCGTACTCGATGAGCTCCAGATACTGCTCAATGGTGTAATGGCGGTTCATCTGCTGCAGCAGCCGATCGGAGCCGCACTGCACCGGCAGATGCAGGTGCTTGCACAGCTTGGGCTGGGCGGCGATGGTGTCGATCAGCTTGTGGCTGGCGTCCTTGGGGTGGCTGGTCATGAACCGGATGTGGTAGTCACCGGGCACGGTGCACAACAGGTTGAGCAGGTCGGAAAAGTCGATCTGCTCTTCCAGGCCCTTGCCGTAGCTGTTCACGTTCTGGCCCAGCAGGGTGATCTCCTTGTAGCCGGCCTCCACAAGACCCCGGAACTCGGCCAGGATGTCGCCGGGCTTGCGGCTCTTTTCGCGGCCGCGGACGTAAGGCACGATGCAGTAGGTGCAGAAATTATCGCAGCCGTACATGATGGGCAGCCAGGCGCGGAACTCGCTCTCGCGCCGGATGGGGATGTTCTCCACGATCACCGGGCGCTGGGCGGGGTCCAGCAGCACACGCTTATGCTTCTGCAGCTTCTGGGCGATCAGCTGCGGCAGGGTGTCGATGCCGTCCACGCCGAACACGAGGTCCACATAGGGGTAGCTCTGGCGCAGCTTTTCCACCACATGCTTCTGGTTGGCCATGCATCCGCACAGGCCAATGATCAGGCCGGGCTTTTTCTCCTTGAGGCCCTTGAGGGCACCCACATTGCCGAACACCCGCTGCTCGGCGTGCTCACGCACAGCGCAGGTGTTGAAGAGGATCAGGTCGGCGTCCTCCGGCTTGTCGCACAGGCCGTAGCCGATATCCACCAGCACACCCTTGATGCGCTCGCCGTCGTTGACGTTCTGCTGGCAGCCATAGCTGTGCACAAAGGCCAGCGGCGGGGTGTCGTAAGCCTGCTTTACCAGATCAGCGGCGATGTTATTATGCTCAAAACTAATGTATTCCAATCAAACCATCCTTCTCCGCCGGGAAAACCCCGCACGGTGAACACTCTTTTTCCGCTTTTATGAATAGCTCTCCTTAGTATACACTCTTTGGCCGCTGTGGGCAAGGGGGTCCGGGCAAAGTTTACGCCTCGGAGGCCGCTTTTTGTGCTGCACAGCAGCTTTCGCACACGCCGATGAACACCACGGCGCAGTCCTGCACCTGGCCTTTCTGGCCGCGTACCAGCTTCGTCACCTGCTTTTCGTCCACCTCGGCGTCGGTCACGCCGCCGCACACCGTGCAGTACAGGTGGCTGTGCCAGGCCAGCGTATGGTCGAACCGGTCGGCCTGGCCGGGGATGGACACCCGGCGCACGCGGCCTGCCTCCACCAGACTGTTCAGGTTGCGGTACACGGTGCCCAGGCTCAGGCCCGGGCATTCCTTTGCAGCGGTGTCGTAAATCTCTTCGGCGGTGGGGTGGTTGCAGAGGTTTTGCACCGTCTGCATGACCAGCTCACGCTGTTTGGAATAGCGCATATCGTTCTCCTTTTCTTGTTTTTGGGTTCAGACGTTTTCCTCGCCTTTGATCTTTGCCCAGTAGGCGCGGGCCGCCTGTTCGGTACGGTTGTCGCCGTAGGTGTAGTATTTCACGTCCTTGAGGGCATCCGGCAGATACTGTTGTTTGACCCAATGGTGGTCGTAGTCGTGAGCGTACTTGTAGTTCTGCCCTTTTACCAGAGCATCCTCGCCGTCAAAGTGCTTGTTCTGCAGCTGACGCGGGATGGGCCCGGTGCGCCCGGCCTGCACATCCGCGATGGCTGCATTGATGGCGTCATGGGCGCTGTTGGATTTGGGGCTGGTGGCCACCAGGATCACCGCGTCGGCCAGCGGCAGGCGTGCTTCCGGCAGACCCACCATGTTGGCCGCATCCACCGCCGCCTTGACGATGGGGATGATCTGCGGGTAGGCAAGGCCCACGTCCTCGCAGGCGCACACCATCAGACGGCGGCAGGCCGAGGGCAGGTCGCCGGCTTCCAGCAGACGGGCCAGATAGTGCAATGCCGCGTCCGGGTCAGAGCCGCGCATGGACTTCTGGTAGGCCGACACGATGTCATAGTGATCATCACCCTCCCGGTCGTACCGCATGGCTGTGCGGCGGGTGACCTGCCGGATCATATCCAGCGTGATGTGCCGGGCACCCTCTTCCACCGGGGCCGCCGTGACCGCAAAATCCAGGCAGCCCAGTGCCTTGCGCAAATCGCCGCCCGCACTCTCGGCAAGATAGGCACAGGCGTCCTCGTCCATGCGCACCGGGGTGTTCCCCCCTTCCGACAGCTTTTTGAGGGCATTGTGCAGGCCCTGCTCCACGTCGGCGGCGGACAGGGATTTGAACTCGAACACCGTGCACCGGGACAGCAGTGCATTATAGATGTAGAAATACGGGTTCTCGGTGGTGGATGCAATGAGGGTGACCGAGCCGTCCTCGATGCACTCCAGCAGGCTCTGCTGCTGCTTTTTGTTCAGGTACTGGATCTCGTCCAGATACAGCAGGATGCCGCCCGCCCCCGCCAGCGTGCCGATGTCCTTGAGCACCGCCTTGATGTCGCCGGTGCCGCAGGAAGTGCCGTTGAGCTTGTGCAGAGTCATGCCGCTGTTCTCTGCGATGATGCGGGCCACTGTGGTCTTGCCGGTACCGGACGGGCCGTAGAAGATCATGTTGGGGATGCGTCCGCTCTCGATGGTGCGGCGAAACACCCTGCCCGGGGCCAGCAGATGCTGCTGCCCGCACACATCTGCCAGCGTTTTGGGCCGCAGGCGCTGCGCCAGTGGTTCGTTCATTGTGTCTCCCTCCCATGCCGGGGAATCCCTCAGTGTTTTTTATAGTATAGCGCATTTCTGCGCGGAGGACAAGAGATTTTCTGAAAATGATTCTCAGATAATTCCGGGCAGGCGTTTACAAATCGGTCGAAACATGCTATGATAAGGAAAACATTTTTTGCCGAAAGGAGGCGACGGTATGCCCGCCCGTAAAAAGGAGCCGGAAGATCTCACTGCCAAAAAGGAACTGGCGCTGGAGGTGATCGACCGGCTCAAAAAAGAATATCCGGATGCCGGCTGCACACTGGACTACGATCACGCATGGCAGCTGCTGGTCAGCGTGCGGCTGGCGGCCCAGTGCACGGACGCCCGGGTGAATATCGTAGTGGAGGACCTGTTTGCCCGCTACCCCAGCGTGGCCGCACTGGCCGCTGCCGAGCCGGAGGACATCGAGGCCATCGTCAAGCCCTGCGGACTGGGGCACTCCAAGGCGCGGGATATCTCGGCCTGCATGCGCATGCTGCGGGACAAGTACAACTGCCAGGTGCCTACTACCTTTGAGGAGCTGCTGGCGCTGCCCGGCGTGGGCCGCAAGAGCGCCAACCTGATCATGGGCGATGTGTTCGGCAAACCGGCCATTGTCACCGACACCCACTGCATCCGTCTGTGCAACAAGATCGGCCTTGTGGACGGCATCAAGGAGCCGCAGAAGGTGGAAATGGCCCTGTGGAAGATCATTCCGCCGGAAGAGGGCAGCGACCTGTGCCACCGCTTTGTGATGCACGGCCGCGCTGTGTGCAATGCCCGCAAGCCGGAATGCGGAAAATGCTGTCTGAATGATATCTGCCGCTACGCCCGGGAACAGTCCGGCGCAGACACGGCGCAATAAGGAGGTAATTTTTTATGATCACATTGACGATTCTGCTGATCATCACCCTGCTCTGCATTCTGGTGGGCTGTCTGATGGGCCTGTTCTCACTGGTGGGCGTGATCGCTTCTCTGGTCGCAGGCGTGCTGGTGGGTGCGCTGGCAGGCTATGTGGCCGGCCGCTTCATGGGTACCGAAACTTCGCTCGGACGCAACATCCTCATGGGCATCCTGGGCAGCTTTGTGGGCGAATTCGTGTTCGGCCTGTTCGGCATTTATGCCACCGGCAGCATCACGTCCTTTATCATTTCAGTCATCGGCGCCTGCATCTGCATCTGGGTGGGCCAGAAGCTGTCGCACTGAGCGTTGACAAAAAGCCGTCCGACACTTGTTCTGGACGCAGTGTTGCGTTATAATCGCCGCAAGGATACTCCCAGGGCATCCGCAAGGTTGCTCAGCACAGACCTCGAGAGCTGTGTGGGAGTATCTTTTTATTATATGGATTTCAAGGCCTGACCAGGGCGGAAAACTGGGGCATGTTCAATATTTTATCCCGTGACGTTCACCGGTGGAAAATCCATCCTTGACAGACATGCTGAAATATGGTAAAATATTGTCCGTTGCAGAATATGTGCAATGTGCTACTGTGGCTCAGCTGGTAGAGCAGCTCACTCGTAATGAGCAGGTCGCCTGTTCGAATCAGGTCAGTAGCTCCAACGTGAAAGACCCGGAAAAGTGGCTTGTAGCCTAGCTTTTCCGGGTCTTTTTGCATCGTTTTTATAAGGCACTTCTGCGCGGAAAAGTGCGTTAATTTCTCCATTTTTCCGCAGATGACCCTGAAATGGTGGCGCAAAAAGTGGCGCAAAAATTCGGGCTTATAACTCGCAACATGTCGGAATGCGCTGCAAAAAACAGCCCCATGGAACCGGAATCACCGGAACCACGGGGCTGTTGTCATGCTATGCGGCCTTTCGGCCTGCCGCCGGGGCGGCTAAGTAGTGCGGCTGGCTTACTTGCCGATCTGGCTCTTCTTGTCCTCCAGGTACTTGTCCGCCTGGATTGCGGCGATGGTGAAGCTGTTGTTCTTCCACCAGGCAATCAGCGCGGCCACCGTGGTGATGCCAGCGGTGACCAGCTGCTCCACGGTGGCGCTCTCGATGGGCAGCACAGGCTTGCCGCAGGCGCTGAGGATCTGGTTAGTCAGGGCCAGCAGCAGGCAGGCGGTGCGGGCGATGGTACCGGCGGAGATCTTGTTGTTCAGGTTATTCATGGTTTGTCCTTTCTCCCGGCGTTGCCGGGCTTGTGTGGGTGTATCAGTCACGGATGGGCAGGGCCTTGGCGCGGTTGTACAGCTCGGTGCCCGTGCCATTGCCGCCCAGGGCGTGATAGCTTTTGTAGAGATACTCCAAGTTTTTCAGGCCTGCGGTGTCGATGCCGCCCTGC contains:
- the miaB gene encoding tRNA (N6-isopentenyl adenosine(37)-C2)-methylthiotransferase MiaB — protein: MEYISFEHNNIAADLVKQAYDTPPLAFVHSYGCQQNVNDGERIKGVLVDIGYGLCDKPEDADLILFNTCAVREHAEQRVFGNVGALKGLKEKKPGLIIGLCGCMANQKHVVEKLRQSYPYVDLVFGVDGIDTLPQLIAQKLQKHKRVLLDPAQRPVIVENIPIRRESEFRAWLPIMYGCDNFCTYCIVPYVRGREKSRKPGDILAEFRGLVEAGYKEITLLGQNVNSYGKGLEEQIDFSDLLNLLCTVPGDYHIRFMTSHPKDASHKLIDTIAAQPKLCKHLHLPVQCGSDRLLQQMNRHYTIEQYLELIEYARKTVPGITFSSDIIVGFPGETEEDFVKTLELVQKVGYMQLFTFIYSKRTGTKAAELPDPTPRKEKTDRMSRLLKVQDEIAMALVKGQVGQTVQVLVEGYGRSEGTLSGRLDNNLTVEFTADPALLGQYAMVRLTGARATVLLGELAD
- a CDS encoding transcriptional repressor; the encoded protein is MRYSKQRELVMQTVQNLCNHPTAEEIYDTAAKECPGLSLGTVYRNLNSLVEAGRVRRVSIPGQADRFDHTLAWHSHLYCTVCGGVTDAEVDEKQVTKLVRGQKGQVQDCAVVFIGVCESCCAAQKAASEA
- a CDS encoding endonuclease III, which encodes MPARKKEPEDLTAKKELALEVIDRLKKEYPDAGCTLDYDHAWQLLVSVRLAAQCTDARVNIVVEDLFARYPSVAALAAAEPEDIEAIVKPCGLGHSKARDISACMRMLRDKYNCQVPTTFEELLALPGVGRKSANLIMGDVFGKPAIVTDTHCIRLCNKIGLVDGIKEPQKVEMALWKIIPPEEGSDLCHRFVMHGRAVCNARKPECGKCCLNDICRYAREQSGADTAQ
- the mutL gene encoding DNA mismatch repair endonuclease MutL, which gives rise to MAVIHVLDKHTAELIAAGEVVERPASVVKELLENSIDAGASQITVSIESGGVKLIEISDNGTGIEAEYISTAFIRHATSKIQTPDDLVSIHTLGFRGEALASIASVARVELTTRTEQDEFATVYCIEGGEELSREPGARAVGTTIRVQDLFYNTPARMKFLKKDSSEGTFVADTVTHVALSHPEVSIKFIREGKLQYVTPGDGQLRGAAYSVLGREFSRDLVEVDNQEGVYHIRGLITPPKSCRASRSMQHFYINGRYVRNRTIMAGMEMAFKGTMMQGKFPGGILLLDMPADLVDVNVHPAKIEVRFARENDIFDVVYHAVKLALAQPGTGERHFTFEETKTNEKSKIEVFDGESPENAVKKNNFTGLSAIIPGQADPGTLPPQSAPAPVAPAKPATKTSAPAALEKPTAAAQPRWKQSSVDADILDPFVTLHSPAAPQEKPAEPFRAAASETQLDVEPDFGETKVQAGWNHMAAWDPQPAVPVKEPEKPAAPVQPAREEPEAAAEEPVEPEQMNFAPADGPEPLRYVGEVFRTYILAERGDELCLIDKHAAHERQLYEKLAANYGNVPSQMLLEPTAIDLSAEEKQALLDHVPLLENAGLEIADFGGNTVVLRAVPADVEPQNAESLLIEIANKLLKGGHDALNEHTEWVLHSISCRAAIKAGDKSSPQELLALAEKILSGEVPPFCPHGRPCVLKLTRKELEKQFGRIV
- the miaA gene encoding tRNA (adenosine(37)-N6)-dimethylallyltransferase MiaA gives rise to the protein MDASYKHPVVAVVGPTATGKTALGVALAEQFGGEVISADSMQIYKGLDVGTAKVTPEETHGIPHHGVDILEPDAPFSVADFTAMAGRLEQEIAGRGHLPILVGGTGLYVQSFLYGVRFTEEKAPAGLREQLAEELAQKGGAALYAELQQVDPEAAAVIHPNNQVRVLRALEHYRATGKKLSEHKAASLPPERPYRSLILGLDFPDRAALYRRIDLRVDKMLDAGLLAEAELVWNNRSRFRTAAQAIGYKEFFPYFEQTASLEACADKLKQASRNYAKRQLTWFRHMDGVVWLDAGAPEVRQCACRTVQEFLSKG
- a CDS encoding replication-associated recombination protein A; translation: MNEPLAQRLRPKTLADVCGQQHLLAPGRVFRRTIESGRIPNMIFYGPSGTGKTTVARIIAENSGMTLHKLNGTSCGTGDIKAVLKDIGTLAGAGGILLYLDEIQYLNKKQQQSLLECIEDGSVTLIASTTENPYFYIYNALLSRCTVFEFKSLSAADVEQGLHNALKKLSEGGNTPVRMDEDACAYLAESAGGDLRKALGCLDFAVTAAPVEEGARHITLDMIRQVTRRTAMRYDREGDDHYDIVSAYQKSMRGSDPDAALHYLARLLEAGDLPSACRRLMVCACEDVGLAYPQIIPIVKAAVDAANMVGLPEARLPLADAVILVATSPKSNSAHDAINAAIADVQAGRTGPIPRQLQNKHFDGEDALVKGQNYKYAHDYDHHWVKQQYLPDALKDVKYYTYGDNRTEQAARAYWAKIKGEENV
- a CDS encoding YlbF family regulator; its protein translation is MDCIDLFKRAAVALQTDPRYLALDQARKANDNDENLQNLIGEFNLARMDLNNEIGKSERDDARITELNEKVNNLYGQIMGDEGMTAYNEAKRECENLVNYIDAIINTAMNGGDPMTVQEPSASCTGSCSTCGGCH
- a CDS encoding phage holin, with protein sequence MNNLNNKISAGTIARTACLLLALTNQILSACGKPVLPIESATVEQLVTAGITTVAALIAWWKNNSFTIAAIQADKYLEDKKSQIGK
- a CDS encoding GlsB/YeaQ/YmgE family stress response membrane protein, coding for MITLTILLIITLLCILVGCLMGLFSLVGVIASLVAGVLVGALAGYVAGRFMGTETSLGRNILMGILGSFVGEFVFGLFGIYATGSITSFIISVIGACICIWVGQKLSH
- the mutS gene encoding DNA mismatch repair protein MutS codes for the protein MAELSPMMQQYLEIKKQHKDEILFYRIGDFYEMFFEDALTASKELDLTLTGKQCGLEERAPMCGVPFHSYEGYVARLIAKGYKVAICEQVEDPAKAKGLVKRDIIRVVTPGTVIESSMLQDDRNNYIASIYLKGKKAGLCFADVSTGTAHITELAADKIAPAVITELCRFHPSEVLMNPGLLDCREVTAYIKKNMTCSVELVEDERYAPGLVAASLESQFGRDWPQTTGMAENGLVRFAMAALLEYLHDTQIKGVERLKTVVTYNEAQFMRLSPVTRANLELTETLRGREKRGTLLWVLDKTSTAMGKRMLRSWIEQPLLSSKLINQRLNAVESLVRQTVVRGDLTDELHYIADMERLMTRTVYGSATPKEIYTLAQTCEHLPVLRQQATACGCPELAELAEEIDPLEDIKARIYAAVDPDAPSTLKDGGVIAKGYHTEVDELRSIRDNTKGVLAQLEARLRQETGIPKLKIGYNHVFGYYIEVSNSYKSMVPETYIRKQTLTSGERYITQELKELESKILGAHERLITLERRLFDELLESISAQLDRIQRTANAVAKLDVLTALAQVAAENNYCRPVVDDSDELTITEGRHPVVEQVLKGSLFVPNDTTLNCGEDRCLIITGPNMAGKSTYMRQNALIALMAQIGSFVPAASCHVGVVDAIFTRIGASDDLSAGQSTFMVEMTEVAEILKNATSKSLVVLDEIGRGTSTFDGMSIARAVVEHIADPAKGLGCKTLFATHYHELTELEGTVEGVKNYNIAVKKRGEDITFLRRIVRGPADDSYGIEVAKLAGLPGSVTRRAHEVLRALEATAPKNKVEQMDFDALQEYNSPAVPSEMMEKLEAVDVETLTPIEALNFLYELKKTLKGSLNG